One part of the Sarcophilus harrisii chromosome 5, mSarHar1.11, whole genome shotgun sequence genome encodes these proteins:
- the TAB1 gene encoding TGF-beta-activated kinase 1 and MAP3K7-binding protein 1 → MAAQRRSLLQSEQQPSWTDDLPLCQLSGVGSTPNRTYSADGKGTESHPLEDNWLKFRSENNCFLYGVFNGYDGNRVASFVGQRLSAELLLGQLNADHSEADVRRVLLQAFDVVERSFLESIDDGLAEKASLQSQLPEGVPHHQLPPQYQKILERLKVLEREISGGAMAVVALILSNKLYIANVGTNRALLCKATGDGLQVTQLSSDHTPENEDELFRLSQLGLDAGKIKQVGTIGGQESTRRIGDYKVKYGYSDIELLSTAKAKPIIAEPEIHGGQPLEGVTGFLVLMSEGLYKALEAAHGPGQANQEIAAMIDTEFAKQTSLDAVAQAVVDRVKRIHGDTFASGGERSAFCPRHEDMTLLVRNFGYSLGEMSQPTLTPAQGGRVYPVSVPYSSAQSTSKTSVTLSLVMPSQGQMVNGAHSASTLDEVTPTLTNQSPTMTLQSTNTHTQSSSSSSDGGLFRTRSSHSLQPDEDGRVEPYVDFAEFYRLWNMDHGEQGALPVS, encoded by the exons ATGGCGGCGCAGAGGAGGAGCCTGCTGCAGAGT GAGCAGCAGCCAAGTTGGACCGATGATCTGCCTCTCTGCCAGCTGTCTGGAGTCGGCTCTACGCCAAACCGAACCTACTCTGCTGATGGCAAGGGCACCGAGAGCCACCCGCTGGAGGATAACTGGCTCAAGTTTAG GAGCGAGAATAACTGCTTCCTCTACGGAGTCTTCAATGGCTATGATGGCAACCGGGTGGCCAGCTTTGTGGGCCAGAGGCTGTCCGCAGAGCTGCTGCTGGGCCAGCTGAACGCTGACCACAGCGAGGCCGACGTGAGGCGCGTGCTGCTCCAG GCTTTTGATGTTGTGGAAAGGAGCTTTCTGGAGTCCATCGACGATGGCTTGGCAGAGAAGGCGAGCCTCCAGTCGCAGCTGCCGGAG GGGGTCCCTCACCACCAGCTGCCTCCTCAGTACCAGAAGATCTTGGAAAGGCTGAAGGTGCTGGAGAGAGAGATCTCCGGCGGCGCCATGGCCGTGGTGGCCCTCATTCTCAGCAACAAGCTCTACATCGCCAATGTGG GTACAAACCGTGCACTCCTCTGCAAGGCCACGGGAGACGGGCTGCAGGTGACCCAGCTGAGCTCTGACCACACTCCCGAGAATGAGGACGAGCTCTTCCGCCTGTCCCAGCTGG GTTTGGATGCGGGGAAAATCAAGCAGGTGGGGACCATTGGTGGCCAGGAGAGTACCCGCCGGATCGGGGATTACAAAGTCAAATATGGCTACAGTGACATTGAATTGCTCAG CACTGCCAAGGCGAAGCCCATTATTGCTGAGCCAGAGATCCACGGAGGGCAGCCCCTGGAGGGCGTGACGGGCTTCCTGGTGCTGATGTCAGAGGGGCTCTACAAGGCCCTGGAGGCAGCCCATGGGCCGGGGCAGGCCAATCAG GAGATCGCGGCGATGATTGACACAGAGTTTGCCAAGCAGACCTCCCTGGATGCCGTGGCCCAGGCCGTGGTGGACCGCGTGAAGCGCATCCATGGAGACACCTTCGCCAGCGGCGGGGAACGGTCGGCGTTCTGCCCGCGGCACGAGGACATGACGCTGCTGGTGAGGAACTTTGGGTACTCCCTGGGCGAGATGAGCCAGCCCACCCTGACCCCGGCCCAAG GAGGACGCGTGTACCCTGTCTCGGTGCCATACTCCAGCGCCCAGAGTACCAGCAAGACCAGCGTGACGCTCTCCCTAGTTATGCCCTCCCAGGGCCAGATGGTCAACGGCGCCCACAGCGCTTCCACACTGGATGAGGTCACGCCCACCCTCACCAA CCAGAGCCCGACCATGACCCTGCAGTCCACCAACACCCACACCCAGAGCAGCAGCTCCAGCTCCGATGGGGGGCTTTTCCGCACCCGCTCCTCCCACTCCCTGCAGCCCGACGAGGACGGGCGCGTGGAGCCTTATGTAGACTTTGCAGAGTTTTACCGTCTCTGGAACATGGACCACGGGGAGCAGGGAGCCCTTCCGGTATCCTAG